TCCGTGAAATCCGAAAAGGATTGACCAAGTTTCCTGAATCGAGGAAGAAAGAAAGATCGACAGATTAGCTCAATACCCTATTAGAAAATTACCAAGATCGTATTCATTCCATTGATATTACTGTTGCCGAGAATTGGGGCGTAATGCAAGGAAAGCCTGAAAAAGAAGGGATGTCCATGTCTTCAATAGACAGCCTTAGCCTTATTGCTGCTACAGCCTATACTCATAATCTCATCTTAGTGACAAGGAATGGAGACGACTTTCAAGCAAGTAAATTGTCCATTATCAATCCCTGGAATGATGAGGAAAATGACTGAGTTTGCGCTAACAATGGGCGCGAGCTGCTCTCGCGCGCCCGTTCGGCGAAAAAACATTATAAAGGAAAATCTCAAGTGGTAGTAACATTTTCGCGGCATGCAAAACGAAGAGCAAAGCTCTATAAAATACAGGAATCAACGGTTGAGAAAATACTGGCAGATTCGGATTTAAGCGATGGGGATCATGAGGTGATCAGAAATGTGCCCGGTTTTGAATATCCGATAAAAATTGTTGTGTCAGTTGAAAGCAATGCGATGACTGTAATCACAAGCTATCCGTTGAAGAAAGGAAGAAGTCAATGAAAGTACATTATGATGAAGAAGTAGATGCTTTGTACATAAAAATAGGTGATCAGGAACCAGATGGAGTCATTGAGATAACAGAAGGAGTAAATATTGATACTACTACTGATGGAAAACTTATCGGTATAGAAATCCTCAAAGCATCTGAGAAAATTAATATTGATACAATCTTGTCCTATACTCTTGAGTTAGACCAAAGCATATTAAGGCGAAATATAGCCGAACAAGGCGCTTGAGATGGACTGGGCAAAGCCGTGCCGTTTTTGATAGGCAGCATTTGACCGATA
Above is a genomic segment from Deltaproteobacteria bacterium containing:
- a CDS encoding DUF4258 domain-containing protein, coding for MVVTFSRHAKRRAKLYKIQESTVEKILADSDLSDGDHEVIRNVPGFEYPIKIVVSVESNAMTVITSYPLKKGRSQ
- a CDS encoding DUF2283 domain-containing protein, producing the protein MKVHYDEEVDALYIKIGDQEPDGVIEITEGVNIDTTTDGKLIGIEILKASEKINIDTILSYTLELDQSILRRNIAEQGA